AAAGAGCCAGGTcgtaagtttgctcttaaaaacatccagcgagggaTTTCTGGGGGCAGAcggttccagaggcaaggggccgagaaggccccgtttcttgttctttccctctgggcctccctcagcgtttggcccctcagccacccctctTGGCTAGAGTGaatgatttgggtagatctagatgggaggcggcgttccaccagatatcaaTGTCCTAAACCCTTTAGGAAACCAGGCGGCCAACCCACCCCTTCAAACTCAGTCCCCTCCCACAACACACCCGGAAGTGCACGCGGCCAGCTCTGCCCCGTCAGCCTGAGGCTCCAGGTGGGTCTCTCCATGCCCAGAAGAACAGAGAAGTCTCCTTCACCACGACTAGCATCCTCCTCAGCCGAAGGCATGATGCTGCcacatggccgggggggggggggagttgtgcaCACCCCACCCTAAAGGCAAGGAAGCAAATCAAAGTGTGTTGCTTTATACCTCTCCATAGTGTTCAAATCACTATTTGGCAGTTTTCAGAAGTTAAaggtgcaggctacacattgccctgccCGTCccccccctgcaagctgggtactcaatttaccggcctcggaaggatggaaggctgagcccacctggagctggctacctgagattaAGCCcgggtggtgagcagagtcttggcggcagggctgcagtttaaccgctaCGACAGAACCCATAGGAAGCCCTTCAtcccaccacacacaccccaatgtgCGAAGTCAGGCCAGTCCCAGCATGCACTGCAGCAATCCCCAACAGCGCCTGAACAGCCCCCACTCCCTGGCTATTCCCAGAACGTGACTTCAcacaagaaggaaagagggagaggctGAATCTCCCTTCATTGGTCTTCAGCCAGGGCCTTGAGGGCAGCTGCCACGTCAGCCACGGCTCTCTCATTCATCTTGCATGGGTAGAAGCCGTCCTTAAGGGTGAAGCGGGTGTGCACGGTCCGCACCACGGCTGGATGGGGCACCCGGTGCTGAGCGTCCACAAAGGGCCCTGGGTTGTCCTTTGGGATAAAGTGCATCACCACCAGGAGGATCTTCTGCTTGcctggaagaggaaggagaggaacagCCGTCAGACCAAGCCTTGGAggagggcagaggaaaaaaaaagggatgaaGGACAATCAACCCCATTGAGTACCTCAGTTCCCTGATGAGAAGGGGAAATATTTACAGGGAAtttgtttctatatttattttatcctgcctttctccttagaaagaatCTAAGGCAACTCAcataatttaaaagacaatatctaaaagctaaaaacagtaagtatacaaatatctaaaaagaattaagcaagtattatattaaacatgataaaattaatactaaaacacatttaaactaACAGAGCATAACAGGACATTAAAAAACCCCTCTGAGACCATGAGTCttttaaggaaaagcctgcttgaagagaaagatcttcgcctgcctgcagaaggacagtcaTGACGGGGCCAGACTgggctccagtgggagggagttccactgtCTCTGGGAGCAGGAAAACAGCAGGCCCTCTCTTGGGTctccaccaagcgcacctgtgaaggatggagaggaaggcctctcctgatgatcttaacacctgagcaggctcatcatgggagacacggtccttgaAACAGCCATTTGGGGCTTCATAGGTTAGAGCCAGCACTAACCTCCAGAAAGGTTATTGGCAGCGAATGAAACTGCCTGTTTCCAAAACATGATGGAATTTAACCACTCAGAAAAAGATCTAACATTCTGGGTTGTAGATGTGATTCTTTAGATGTGATCCTTGGAAAGCATGAAAAGTCTTTactgagaaaaaacaacaacagactggACACCATAGCCTGTTTGCAGCTTAATGAAGAAACAAATTTCTTGCCGTTCCTTTAGCAAGCCCCTCCCCCATCTTGCTGACTATCAAATGGTCCTCGACTCAGTTACCAGCTGTATAGGAATGAAGGCCACTCCTCTGGGATTTGCTCCTGTGATCATCAGTTGGAGCCGAGATGGACCAAAGttaaggtcaaggttccccttgacattgagtccagtcatttCCAACTCTAGGTCACAATCCTCATCTGCGTTTCCAATCCACAGATCGAGcatttatccgaagacagtttccgtggtcacgtggctagcatgactagtcatggaacaccgtgaccttcccaccgaggtggtccctatttatcaactcacatttttacatgctttcgaacggctcggttggcaggagctgggacaagcgaggggagctccctccgtcgcatggatccAATATTACAAcggcgggtcttctgaccttgcagcacagaggcttctgtggtttaacccacagtgccaccgcatcccttagatcagtggttcttaacctttgttactcagatgtttttgaactgcaactcccagaaaccccagccagcacagttggtggtgaaggcttctgggagttgcagtccaaaactcctgagtaacccaaggttaagaaccagtgccttagatgGACCAAAGGAGCTGACAAAGTTTTAAAAGCTTGGGGTGCAtcaaaaatattaattaatattagaAAATGATGTTGCATGCATATTCACTGATACTATATTATTTGCAGTTTTCCCTTGCTTTATGTTTatagagatccttgtccagccgGCCGAGGCAAAAACGCAGTACCGAaacgagcaaaatcagggagctggacgggggacagactgtgtttgtcttcagggtggaagggatggtcactctcgaattggccttctcagccacagtaggacgctgttccaagtcctgcatacacagcacgataccatagtctcttgagactgaaggatgcctgcaacAACTATGTTTATAGactaatttatttctgtttttatgttACATTACAGAAGAAGGCCATTTGCCAAAACACagtgagctttttaaaaacaagaataaagcCGAGCATGTCTTTTTTACATCCTGAAGCCCAGTCTCTCATCTGGAATTCGACCCATAGGTTGTGCAAGGGGGGGCACAAGGCTGGGGGTGGCCACAGCAGGAAAGGGGAAGCCACAAAACAGCCTGTGACCTCTTCAAGgccaacacattttatttattatgaggAGACTAAAGAGATGGGGAAACCCACAGGGAGAGACTCCTTTTCCCCCCAATTCAATCTTtgttacggtcattgaccagcgcTATTCAGCACACTTTTTCCTGTGCTCCACTTCCCTCTGATCCTTACTGCATGCTCCCTTTAGTCTCCAACCCCCTAAATCTGCAGAAAGATGAAATATTTGTTGGTGCTAGACAAGATACTTAGTGGATTACTtgcatttctgcccccccccccaatacctctTCCTTGTGTATTTTGGAGAAAGGAAATAGTTTATGTGTGCAGATGTTTGCGAAAGGCCTTCCATTCTGTAAAAAATGGGTATCTTTTAATCCCTCTACTATTGCTGCTCAGGAAAAACAGGACTGGCCTTTCCACTCTTTCCGACAGGAGCTAAAACTCACCAAGGAGTTGtctgttttatatacagtggtgccttgcatagcgacgataattcattccgcaaaaatcgctgcagaatgaaaacgtcgctatgcgatattaaaaagcccataggaatgcattgaaaccccttcaatgcgttcctatgggcttcaggctcacctttaagcgaagatcctccatacagcggccattttcgctgcccggtaagcgaggaatccgtcccagaataCAGCGGGCAggcatttttttaacctggaagctattttgaaaccgccgatcagctgggggaaaatcatcgctttgcaataatcggtaagtgaaacaggaaaccaatcatcacaaagcgaaaaaaccccattcagaccatcgcaaagcgatcgcaaaagcgatcgcaaaatcttcgttgctatgtgattttgtcgttaaatggggcacccattaagcgaggcaccactgtatatatattgtgtGTATATAGGATGTCTTGATGTGTCAAGACCCCTTTCTATCAAAGAGGAGAAAAATTTGTGAGTATTCATTATGTTTTTCACCCTGCTCcaagactgccgaagaattgatgcctttgaactgtggtgctggaggaggctcttgagaatcccctggactgcaaggagaacaaacctatcagttctaaaggaaatcaaccctgagtgctcactggaaggacagatcctgaagctgaggctccagtactttggccatctcatgagaagagaagactccctggaaaaggccctgatgttgggaaagtgtgatggcaagaggagaaggggacgaccgaggatgagatggctgaacagtgtctgcgaagcaaccaacatgaacctgacacaactccgggaggcagtagaagacaggagggcctggcgtgctctggtccatggggtcacgaagagtcggacacgactaaacgactgaacacacacacaccaagactCTACTGCCAGACTGACAGCTACAAATGAACAGGATGGCTTCCCCACCCTCTGATTACTCACCACTGAGTCCCTCGAGGGCGTTTTCGATGTCCGTGCCCATGCGGGATGCTATGGGGCAGAAGAGCAGAAGGAGGTGTTTCGAGGTCTCCCTGAACTCCTTCACTTTTAGAGAGACTCCTTTGCGGAACGGGTGCTTTGAGACATACTTTAAGAACTTCTCCTCGCAGCCACCTGTTTTCCCAGAAGTCCGGAACTGGACAAAGAAGTCtggaaggggggagagaagagaagagagaggggaaggagggCCACAATTCTCATCTCACACCTAAAGGAAAAAccaaaggccagcctgaatgcCACCCTCTTCCTGCCAGCGCCCCAGCTGACAGACAACTGTGGAGCCTCTCTTGTGGAAGAGACGCACACCAAGATGATCCTTGTGGTGAGGTGGATGCCTCTGAATGAAGAGGATGGTCCTAAGGCCTGAGCAATGTTGAGGCTAAGCTTTAAGTCccaccctgaaatctcaggataCAGAATGGTACAGAGGAGATGCAAATGCACAAAAGGAATGCTGatattttttcatatttccaTTCCTTCAGCAGGGATCCCAGGACATTTTGTAGGAAGGAAACATCACATTCTAATGAGGCTGGGACTTCCACAAGTAACATGCACAACATCTGAACAAGGAAACAAGTGAGGGTGTCCCTAAACTGACCCCCTGACCCCAGATCCTGGTTGGGCAAACCgtgataaattttattttattttggtttgcttgtttgtttgtttttttttatttattagatttatttattagatttatatcccagcCTTCTAGACAATGCCTACTCAGAGAAAGAAGGTGGCCCTTCGGTTTGAGCCAGAACATGGCTGGGGATGAGCCGAGAGCAGTAAcactgggatgggggggggggggagaagggcttCTGGCGATCATATGTGTGGTTGAGCTGATTCCAACTGATAGTAACCCTTTGCAGGAGTCTAAAGGTTTAAAGGTCTGAGGATGGGTTTCCCGTTCAACTTCTTCTGGGACCCTTGTGCAGcctccccaaggccacactggctggctgaTTTCCTGggacttatttttttatttcagcttttaatgttgtttcttCCAATACTCTAGGGACCTcaggtcctttttttaaaaagaaaggcaacatatattttaaataaataagtaaataaaatttgCCCCACTGCtcttaataatcatcatcataataactCTCCAGGCAGCTCTCAGGGAAGGCTGCATCGAAATCATACAGAGGGGAAAGAACAAACGGGGGAGGCAAAGATGATTGGCTTTTCATCGGTTCTTGGGGTCGCCCGCCTCCATCACGGGAGCCTCTGCAAGGGAGATCCAGTCGGACCCCCAAGGAAATGTCCTGGGCTGGGATCCAAGTCCTACACAGGAGGAGCAGAAGGTCCAGCTTGCCGGCATCCCATTTTGCCCTCCTCCAAGCTGGAGTCTTCCCAGTGGGCGGAGGAGGGCCGCCCTGGTTCTCTCTGGgcgccccttccctcccttctcacaGCCCCCCCCAACCGCCCTTTCTGTGCCCCCATggtctctgccccctccccctcttgGCTGGCTTCATCCTGCTGTCCCCAAGCAAGGTCTCTCTGATAGGaactggggaggaagagagggagggaaagaggacaAGAAAAGAGGACAGGAGAAGAGGAGGCCTGTTCAGAGCTGGAGCCGAAGGAAAGCCCAGCCATGCCTGGaacccagaaaaacaaataaataatgaaatgaaatgaaatgaaatgcaccTCATTCAGGAATTGAGGtacaaagggaagggaagagaaggaagagggcaGGCGGGGGagatggaggtgggggggcagTTGTGTGGAACTTTAGACCTGGGCAAGGAGATGCTGGGAACCTCCTTGGTGAAGGCCAGGAATAAAGCCCAGCCAGGCAGGGAACCCGGTCAACAGGATTGCAGGCGAACATGAGCCTTAGGTTGCATTCCCACCGACTGTCCAGGCTGCTCCCCAAGAAGAAAAACAGGCCCCTTCCTGCACAGTTTGCATGACCCGTCTCGAAAAGGAACAGGCAGAATTTGTGAAattcactttttttggggggggctgcaatcccccagccagcttggGGAGTGGGATATTGGTTTTTCCCAGCACCCTCCTCCTCTGTTTCCCAACCTCCCTTTCCTAGTTTGTTACCTCTTCCTCATCCTTAAGACATACTCACCTACATCAGATGTTATTCCTCTGGGCAATGAAGCCGAAActcttttagctgtttggggggTTCCAGAGTCTCCCTGTCTATTCCTGAGCGGCCCCTCTTGCTTCAGGCGGGACACCGGCTCTTCCCGATCAGGGCGCTGCAGCTTCAGTTTGTTGTTCTCCTCCAGGTTATGGGACACAACCTCCGTCAGTGAGTCTACCTGCTCCTTCAGCCTCTGGTTCTCAGCCGAGAGTCGGGTCACCTCGTCCTGATCGTGGTCTTGTTCCTCCACCTTTGGGAACTCAACTGGAAGAAGGGATTTCAGATCCACAGGATCCTGATCCGGCTGCTTCAGCTGATGATTCTCAGTCAGGAAATGGATCACCACCTCCCACAGCACACGTACCTGCCGCTTCAGCCTCTGGTTCTCAGCCAAGAGATGGGATGTCCCTTCCTCCTGATCAGGGCTCTTCTCCTTCAGCCTCTGGTTCTCATCCGAGAGACAGGACTTCCCTTCCTCCTGATCAGGGCTCTTCTCATTGAGGATCTGTTTCTCAGCCGAGAGACGGGACTTCCCTTCCTCCTGATCAGGGCTGTTCTCCTTGAGGCTATGGTTCTCAGCCAAGAGATGGGACCTCCCTTCCTCCTGATCAGGGCTCTTCTCCTTCAGCCTCTGGTTCTCAGCCGAGAGATaggacctccctccctcctgatcAGGGCTCTTCTCCTTGAGGCTCTGGTTCTCAGTCGAGAGACGGGACTTCCCTTCCTCCTGATCAGGGCTCTTCTCATTGAGGATCTGTTTCTCAGCCGAGAGACGGGACTTCCCTTCCTCCTGATCAGGGCTGTTCTCCTTGAGGCTATGGTTCTCAGCCGAGAGATGGGACCTCCCTTCCTCCTGATCAGGGCTCTTCTCCTTCAGCCTCTGGTTCTCAGCCGAGAGATaggacctccctccctcctgatcAGGGCTCTTCTCATTGAGGATCTGGTTCTCAGCCGAGAGACGGGACCTCCCTCCTTCCTGATCAGGGCTCTTCTCCTTGAGGATCTGGATCTCAGCCGAGAGATGGAACTTCCCTTCCTCCTGATCAGGGCTCTTCTCATTGAGGATCTGTTTCTCAGCCGAGAGACGGGACTTCCCTTCCTCCTGATCAGGGCTGTTCTCCTTGAGGCTATGGTTCTCAGCCAAGAGATGGGACCTCCCTTCCTCCTGATCAGGGCTCTTCTCCTTCAGCCTCTGGTTCTCAGCCGAGAGATaggacctccctccctcctgatcAGGGCTCTTCTCCTTGAGGCTCTGGTTCTCAGTCGAGAGACGGGACTTCCCTTCCTCCTGATCAGGGCTCTTCTCATTGAGGATCTGTTTCTCAGCCGAGAGACGGGACTTCCCTTCCTCCTGATCAGGGCTGTTCTCCTTGAGGCTATGGTTCTCAGCCAAGAGATgggacctccctccctcctgatcAGGGCTCTTCTCCTTGAGGCTCTGGTTCTCAGTCGAGAGACGGGACTTCCCTTCCTCCTGATCAGGGCTCTTCTCATTGAGGATCTGTTTCTCAGCCGAGAGACGGGACTTCCCTTCCTCCTGATCAGGGCTGTTCTCCTTGAGGCTATGGTTCTCAGCCAAGAGATGGGACCTCCCTTCCTCCTGATCAGGGCTCTTATCCTTCAGCCTCTGGTTCTCAGCCGAGAGATaggacctccctccctcctgatcAGGGCTCTTCTCATTGAGGATCTGGTTCTCAGCTGAGACACGGGACTTCCCTTCCTCCTGATCAGGGCTCTTCTCATTGAGGATCTGTTTCTCAGCCGAGAGACGGGACTTCCCTTCCTCCTGATCAGGGCTCTTCTCATTGAGGATCTGGTTCTCAGCCGAGAGACgggacctccctccctcctgatcAGGGCTCTTCTCCTTGAGGATCTGGATCTCAGCCGAGAGATGGAACTTCCCTTCCTCCTGATCAGGGCTCTTCTCATTGAGGATCTGTTTCTCAGCCGAGAGACGGGACTTCCCTTCCTCCTGATCAGGGCTCTTCTCATTGAGGATCTGGTTCTCAGCCGAGAGACgggacctccctccctcctgatcAGGGCTCTTCTCCTTGAGGATCTGGATCTCAGCCGAGAGATGGAACTTCCCTTCCTCCTGATCAGGGCTCTTCTCATTGAGGATCTGTTTCTCAGCCGAGAGACGGGACTTCCCTTCCTCCTGATCAGGGCTGTTCTCCTTGAGGCTATGGTTCTCAGCCAAGAGATGGGACTTCCCTTCCTCCTGATCAGGGCTCTTCTCCTTCAGCCTCTGGTTCTCAGCCGAGAGATGGTACCTCCCTTCCTCCTGATCAGGGCTCTTCTCTTTCAGCCTCTGGTTCTCAGTCGAGAGATGGGACTTCCCTTCCTCCTGATCAGGGCTCTTCTCCTTCAGCCTCTGGTTCTCAGCTGAGGGATGGTACCTCCCTTCCTCCTGATCAGGGCTCTTCTCCTTCAAGCTCTGGTTCTCCTCCTCCATCAGCACATGGACCTGAGGATGGAGCACCCTCTCCTCCTGCTTGTGTATCTGCTTTTTTTAGTGGAAAGAGAAATAggaatgcaaaatatttatttatatttatttatttattggacttatataccgccccatagcgctacaagcactctccgggcggtttacaatttaattatacaggctacacattgcccccccagcaagctgggtactcattttaccgacctcagaaggatggaaggctgagtcaaccttgagccggctacctgggatttgaaccccaggtcgtgagcacagttttagctgtgcTAAATATCCCAAACAAACCCCAAATCAGTGAAGTGGGAAGCAGGATTTTACTCTATGGAGGAAGAGGTATTGGGATATTGCTGAGCCATTGAGAGCAGGACTCTTGCAAATGAGTGCAAGCAggaggtcctctctctctctctctctctctctctctctctctctctctctctctctctctcacacacacacacacacacacacacacacacacacacacacacacacacacacacacacacacacacacacacacacacacacacacacatatgcctcTCCTCACCCACTTGGCCCAAGAGAGGACTTCTCCCAGGACCAAGCAGTGAGCGGAGCCCTGAAAGCCAGGGAGGAGAGGCCAGACCCGAAGTGCCAGCAGCTCCCAGGGACACCGCAGCTCCATTAGGTGCCAGGCCCCTCGAGCTGTTCCCAGCATCCCAAGAGCAGGAGGGCCCGGGGTTCAGCACCATCTCTGCTAGTCTACAGAGTCTGCTCAGATGAGTATTCCAAGCGGGGCTGCAACAGGCAGCATCAACCTGCCCGTGCAGATGACATCCCGTCGTCTCAGTGTGAAATGAaaagatcattttattttgcctggggTTCGCCTCCAaacatgactctctctctctctctctctctctctctctctctctctgtagcctAGACATAATTGTGGCCATGTTTTCTGGCCTTCCAGGACCTCCTTCCACAGCTGGTGTTTCTCAGATTTGTCAGTGTTGTAAGTTGGCTATTTTTAGTAGGGAGACAGGAGAGGAATGCAAGAAGTGAAATCAATGATGTAGGAGTGGGATTATTTCAGGGCTCAAGACCCCTTGGAGGCTACCTAGCAGGGCTCTCGAGAACTAGTTCGGACATGGGGGTTCCTTCTCCCAAGGCCATCGCTCCCCACCCAGACCCCTTGGGTTCAAGGCAAGGCCGTgagctgacctcagaaggatccGCCTTCCTCAGGAGGGATGATGGCTCCCCCTGTGCACCACAAAAAACATGAGGCCTTTTTTGACTTAGCCCTTGGTTGGGCTCCTTCTGCCCACTCAGCCCCTGGTTCTCCCACCCAGAGAGAAGAGCATCAGCAGCTCCAGAAAGGGAG
The Pogona vitticeps strain Pit_001003342236 chromosome 1, PviZW2.1, whole genome shotgun sequence genome window above contains:
- the LOC110090542 gene encoding uncharacterized protein LOC110090542 isoform X8; this encodes MFRGPPNLLGLSLPPALRPGGADDARCCPAPVRSAVPFQGLRGADFRLCPEPPRPVPCLAHPSGEGDSARARRRWILTSNKGTQPGRSPPRGRRRPLEKGRWWWFRFLFPPRKKPEVWRRWCLESPDLERRQSPSGPLGGLPGAEGAAGREWATEEASREGAAGAGPRPATPRETPPTGEQDAPAGAPIPSEKDGVGSHPGPPEQIHKQEERVLHPQVHVLMEEENQSLKEKSPDQEEGRYHPSAENQRLKEKSPDQEEGKSHLSTENQRLKEKSPDQEEGRYHLSAENQRLKEKSPDQEEGKSRLSAENQILNEKSPDQEEGKSRLSAEKQILNEKSPDQEEGKFHLSAEIQILKEKSPDQEGGRSRLSAENQILNEKSPDQEEGKSRLSAEKQILNEKSPDQEEGKSRVSAENQILNEKSPDQEGGRSYLSAENQRLKDKSPDQEEGRSHLLAENHSLKENSPDQEEGKSRLSAEKQILNEKSPDQEEGKSRLSTENQSLKEKSPDQEGGRSHLLAENHSLKENSPDQEEGKSRLSAEKQILNEKSPDQEEGKSRLSTENQSLKEKSPDQEGGRSYLSAENQRLKEKSPDQEEGRSHLLAENHSLKENSPDQEEGKSRLSAEKQILNEKSPDQEEGKFHLSAEIQILKEKSPDQEGGRSRLSAENQILNEKSPDQEGGRSYLSAENQRLKEKSPDQEEGRSHLSAENHSLKENSPDQEEGKSRLSAEKQILNEKSPDQEEGKSRLSTENQSLKEKSPDQEGGRSYLSAENQRLKEKSPDQEEGRSHLLAENHSLKENSPDQEEGKSRLSAEKQILNEKSPDQEEGKSCLSDENQRLKEKSPDQEEGTSHLLAENQRLKRQVRVLWEVVIHFLTENHQLKQPDQDPVDLKSLLPVEFPKVEEQDHDQDEVTRLSAENQRLKEQVDSLTEVVSHNLEENNKLKLQRPDREEPVSRLKQEGPLRNRQGDSGTPQTAKRVSASLPRGITSDVDFFVQFRTSGKTGGCEEKFLKYVSKHPFRKGVSLKVKEFRETSKHLLLLFCPIASRMGTDIENALEGLSGKQKILLVVMHFIPKDNPGPFVDAQHRVPHPAVVRTVHTRFTLKDGFYPCKMNERAVADVAAALKALAEDQ
- the LOC110090542 gene encoding uncharacterized protein LOC110090542 isoform X2; amino-acid sequence: MFRGPPNLLGLSLPPALRPGGADDARCCPAPVRSAVPFQGLRGADFRLCPEPPRPVPCLAHPSGEGDSARARRRWILTSNKGTQPGRSPPRGRRRPLEKGRWWWFRFLFPPRKKPEVWRRWCLESPDLERRQSPSGPLGGLPGAEGAAGREWATEEASREGAAGAGPRPATPRETPPTGEQDAPAGAPIPSEKDGVGSHPGPPEIHKQEERVLHPQVHVLMEEENQSLKEKSPDQEEGRYHPSAENQRLKEKSPDQEEGKSHLSTENQRLKEKSPDQEEGRYHLSAENQRLKEKSPDQEEGKSHLLAENHSLKENSPDQEEGKSRLSAEKQILNEKSPDQEEGKFHLSAEIQILKEKSPDQEGGRSRLSAENQILNEKSPDQEEGKSRLSAEKQILNEKSPDQEEGKFHLSAEIQILKEKSPDQEGGRSRLSAENQILNEKSPDQEEGKSRLSAEKQILNEKSPDQEEGKSRVSAENQILNEKSPDQEGGRSYLSAENQRLKDKSPDQEEGRSHLLAENHSLKENSPDQEEGKSRLSAEKQILNEKSPDQEEGKSRLSTENQSLKEKSPDQEGGRSHLLAENHSLKENSPDQEEGKSRLSAEKQILNEKSPDQEEGKSRLSTENQSLKEKSPDQEGGRSYLSAENQRLKEKSPDQEEGRSHLLAENHSLKENSPDQEEGKSRLSAEKQILNEKSPDQEEGKFHLSAEIQILKEKSPDQEGGRSRLSAENQILNEKSPDQEGGRSYLSAENQRLKEKSPDQEEGRSHLSAENHSLKENSPDQEEGKSRLSAEKQILNEKSPDQEEGKSRLSTENQSLKEKSPDQEGGRSYLSAENQRLKEKSPDQEEGRSHLLAENHSLKENSPDQEEGKSRLSAEKQILNEKSPDQEEGKSCLSDENQRLKEKSPDQEEGTSHLLAENQRLKRQVRVLWEVVIHFLTENHQLKQPDQDPVDLKSLLPVEFPKVEEQDHDQDEVTRLSAENQRLKEQVDSLTEVVSHNLEENNKLKLQRPDREEPVSRLKQEGPLRNRQGDSGTPQTAKRVSASLPRGITSDVDFFVQFRTSGKTGGCEEKFLKYVSKHPFRKGVSLKVKEFRETSKHLLLLFCPIASRMGTDIENALEGLSGKQKILLVVMHFIPKDNPGPFVDAQHRVPHPAVVRTVHTRFTLKDGFYPCKMNERAVADVAAALKALAEDQ
- the LOC110090542 gene encoding uncharacterized protein LOC110090542 isoform X4, whose translation is MFRGPPNLLGLSLPPALRPGGADDARCCPAPVRSAVPFQGLRGADFRLCPEPPRPVPCLAHPSGEGDSARARRRWILTSNKGTQPGRSPPRGRRRPLEKGRWWWFRFLFPPRKKPEVWRRWCLESPDLERRQSPSGPLGGLPGAEGAAGREWATEEASREGAAGAGPRPATPRETPPTGEQDAPAGAPIPSEKDGVGSHPGPPEQIHKQEERVLHPQVHVLMEEENQSLKEKSPDQEEGRYHPSAENQRLKEKSPDQEEGKSHLSTENQRLKEKSPDQEEGRYHLSAENQRLKEKSPDQEEGKSHLLAENHSLKENSPDQEEGKSRLSAEKQILNEKSPDQEEGKFHLSAEIQILKEKSPDQEGGRSRLSAENQILNEKSPDQEEGKSRLSAEKQILNEKSPDQEEGKSRLSAENQILNEKSPDQEEGKSRLSAEKQILNEKSPDQEEGKSRVSAENQILNEKSPDQEGGRSYLSAENQRLKDKSPDQEEGRSHLLAENHSLKENSPDQEEGKSRLSAEKQILNEKSPDQEEGKSRLSTENQSLKEKSPDQEGGRSHLLAENHSLKENSPDQEEGKSRLSAEKQILNEKSPDQEEGKSRLSTENQSLKEKSPDQEGGRSYLSAENQRLKEKSPDQEEGRSHLLAENHSLKENSPDQEEGKSRLSAEKQILNEKSPDQEEGKFHLSAEIQILKEKSPDQEGGRSRLSAENQILNEKSPDQEGGRSYLSAENQRLKEKSPDQEEGRSHLSAENHSLKENSPDQEEGKSRLSAEKQILNEKSPDQEEGKSRLSTENQSLKEKSPDQEGGRSYLSAENQRLKEKSPDQEEGRSHLLAENHSLKENSPDQEEGKSRLSAEKQILNEKSPDQEEGKSCLSDENQRLKEKSPDQEEGTSHLLAENQRLKRQVRVLWEVVIHFLTENHQLKQPDQDPVDLKSLLPVEFPKVEEQDHDQDEVTRLSAENQRLKEQVDSLTEVVSHNLEENNKLKLQRPDREEPVSRLKQEGPLRNRQGDSGTPQTAKRVSASLPRGITSDVDFFVQFRTSGKTGGCEEKFLKYVSKHPFRKGVSLKVKEFRETSKHLLLLFCPIASRMGTDIENALEGLSGKQKILLVVMHFIPKDNPGPFVDAQHRVPHPAVVRTVHTRFTLKDGFYPCKMNERAVADVAAALKALAEDQ
- the LOC110090542 gene encoding uncharacterized protein LOC110090542 isoform X3, encoding MFRGPPNLLGLSLPPALRPGGADDARCCPAPVRSAVPFQGLRGADFRLCPEPPRPVPCLAHPSGEGDSARARRRWILTSNKGTQPGRSPPRGRRRPLEKGRWWWFRFLFPPRKKPEVWRRWCLESPDLERRQSPSGPLGGLPGAEGAAGREWATEEASREGAAGAGPRPATPRETPPTGEQDAPAGAPIPSEKDGVGSHPGPPEQIHKQEERVLHPQVHVLMEEENQSLKEKSPDQEEGRYHPSAENQRLKEKSPDQEEGKSHLSTENQRLKEKSPDQEEGRYHLSAENQRLKEKSPDQEEGKSHLLAENHSLKENSPDQEEGKSRLSAEKQILNEKSPDQEEGKFHLSAEIQILKEKSPDQEGGRSRLSAENQILNEKSPDQEEGKSRLSAEKQILNEKSPDQEEGKFHLSAEIQILKEKSPDQEGGRSRLSAENQILNEKSPDQEEGKSRLSAEKQILNEKSPDQEEGKSRVSAENQILNEKSPDQEGGRSHLLAENHSLKENSPDQEEGKSRLSAEKQILNEKSPDQEEGKSRLSTENQSLKEKSPDQEGGRSHLLAENHSLKENSPDQEEGKSRLSAEKQILNEKSPDQEEGKSRLSTENQSLKEKSPDQEGGRSYLSAENQRLKEKSPDQEEGRSHLLAENHSLKENSPDQEEGKSRLSAEKQILNEKSPDQEEGKFHLSAEIQILKEKSPDQEGGRSRLSAENQILNEKSPDQEGGRSYLSAENQRLKEKSPDQEEGRSHLSAENHSLKENSPDQEEGKSRLSAEKQILNEKSPDQEEGKSRLSTENQSLKEKSPDQEGGRSYLSAENQRLKEKSPDQEEGRSHLLAENHSLKENSPDQEEGKSRLSAEKQILNEKSPDQEEGKSCLSDENQRLKEKSPDQEEGTSHLLAENQRLKRQVRVLWEVVIHFLTENHQLKQPDQDPVDLKSLLPVEFPKVEEQDHDQDEVTRLSAENQRLKEQVDSLTEVVSHNLEENNKLKLQRPDREEPVSRLKQEGPLRNRQGDSGTPQTAKRVSASLPRGITSDVDFFVQFRTSGKTGGCEEKFLKYVSKHPFRKGVSLKVKEFRETSKHLLLLFCPIASRMGTDIENALEGLSGKQKILLVVMHFIPKDNPGPFVDAQHRVPHPAVVRTVHTRFTLKDGFYPCKMNERAVADVAAALKALAEDQ